The genomic stretch CACCTCTGGTTTCTCTTTCAACACTTCTTTGAGACGTAGGTTATGATCACACACGCAGAGCAGCATCAATACATTACCCATGCTCAGCAAGTATTGGAAAGGGAGGAAAGTTTATTTTTCTCCCCTCATCTCAATAGTGAGCTTAATGAGAGATGTTAATTGGTAGGCAACTGTAATTTGATGGTTTCCAGTAATACGCCCTGGTTATTCAGGATCCATTTGAATTGGAGAAAGGACAATTTATCTCTGTGCAACAGGGACATCTGCTGGAGATAAATGCTTGTAGAAGTGTGATCGAATGTGGATTTTCCAGCCCAAcactactctgtgtgtgtgtgtgtgtgtgtgtgtgtgtgtgtgtgtgtgttgggtgacTTCAAGACATTTCAACTTAAtgacgaccctaagatgaacctatcatggggttttcctggcaagatttgttcagagaaggtttgccattgccttccactgaggctgagaggatgtcacttgcccaaggtcacccagtgagtttcatagccaagTTGGGAACTGAGCCCTGTACTCATAtccagggtagctgtgttggccatgtagcaaagtacagtatcatccaaaatccacaaaacagtaatacctttatgggaccaaccaaaatgcacattatacacattgcaagctttctaAGCTCATGGAGCAcaacaaggaattccaaaagaagatcagtATATGTTTTAAagactatagcaaaacctttgactacaacaaacacaaacaactatggaatgctctcaaagacataGGAGTGCAAAGACACTTGATAGTGCTGTTGAGAAAGATATACTCAGGACAagttggcagtttagggaggtaattctgactgcatagatcacaaaaacctatggaagGCTCTTAAGAAATGGAAGGGCAACCACATCTTATAGTCCTGATAGGGAATCTGTTCTCAAGACCagcaactgttagaacagaatatggacaaacagaatggttcccaataggcaaaggagtcaggcaagcctgcatattatcaccatacttgttcaacttgtatgtagaagAGCAGGGTTAGACTCAGGAGTTTGGCTTTGCTCCAGCGATTGACGTGGGATATAACTTAAAAAAAGCAGACCTTGTCGCATTTCCCTGTTGTCGGGGAGTACACAACCCGtctgcaacccaggcttctccaggcTCCTCCCGTATCTGTTCAAGAAcaagattttcctgttcttgaaaagatgcggcAGCAGCTCTGGTTGCAAACAGGCTGCATACTCTCCGGTGATGGGGGATTGTGATAAGATctgccagtgcgataaactccttagtagaAGGAGTAAAGTTAGGAGGAAGggatatgtagatgacacaatAATACTAGCGGAAAGTAGCACAggcttggaacaatcactaaagaaagtcaaagaagaaaatgcaaaggcaggtctaacgttaaacataaagaaaacaaaaataatgaccatggagaatttgtgtaaattcaacctagataatgaggaaattgaatgagttaaagattttccataccttggatcaaacatagatcagaacagAGAgtacaatcaagaaatcagaagcttgggaatgggaagagcagctatgaaagaactggacaagatcctaaaaatgGAAAGTGCATCCACTGAGCCCTTAAGTTAGAATCGTCCAGCAGTTCATGGCATTCCTCATCTCtatgtatggatctgagagctggacagggcaaaaagcagacaaaaagaaaatgaactcatttgaggtgtggttttggagaagagtgctgaagatacaatggacagccaaatggacaaacaaatgggtccttgagtgggtcaggccaagatgactaagttaagtctgtcatactttggccactttATGAGAAGGCACAACAACTCATTGGAAAGGTTGAAGGTAGAAGAAGGAAGGGATGGCTAGACTGACAGGGAGGAGGACACAGGCATAAgcttgcagggcctgagcagggcagtggaggacaggagacttggagacatctcatccacaaGATCACCAGGAGTCAAAGGAGTTTATcccacgggaggaatttctcttaatttcgaatgaaaagaaagtggggccagaatgcattcatgtgaatttgctaattcagcaaatttacatgaattcgaattgcattcaaactgacttgccattgcctgaaaatagcttgccattgcctgaaactgcgtgtagtagtctatcatgcaacaacgtgaaaccccatgattgcgttcagattgccattggattatacttccaatttcccttgtctgattaactccaaagtcaacttgagggcagctaacaacaaccgACTTTGCtcattttttaatttgcaaaTTCTCTTATAATTTTGTCTACCAAGTGTTGTTTCAGTATTTCACATCCAATAGAAAGTACTGCTAAAGATGATAATTTGGACTGGGATAATCCAGACCACAAATGATTTTTTGTACGAAAATGTTCATCCGCCTTCTGCATTCATCCCCAAAATTGACAAGTGAATTCAGAGTGCAATGTTTGTATCTGCAGAGCTTGTCACCAGATTTTCTTCGATTTATGCTGACAACGATTCTGATGCTATTTTGCAATCTGGAAGTAATGTcgaaaagaatttaaaaattgcCCACAAAAGAATTTTCTAAATCTTGATGATATTATAGTTGGACTGCAGTCTGCTTTgcaaacaatttaatttttttactttttcaaaaCTATCATAAATTAAAGGCCATTACAAGAAGCTGAAGCCTTTCACGGCCAGCACCCAtagattttgtggattttttgggctatgaagagtttattcctgacgtttctccagcatctgtggctggcatcttcagagaatgctggtatggaagtgaATGGAGCATATATACTATTGGTTGagggaagcgatttacatgttaatctgtgtattgttctgttgttgaatagcaaggcgtCTGGGGGGTCTATTGAATTcatgatccattgtttgctgggaaaccctcctgaccctgggtgggttctcatttgcatttgctgggtcttgattttgctgttttaaggactgggagccaaactttgtttattttcagggtttcttctttcttgttgaagttgtccaggtgtttatggatttcaatggctgtgcattctgacctgatagctgttggcatggtccagaatttcagtgtttccaaacagcattttatgcccagagtGGTTTATAACCTGTTCTGCTACTGCTCCACTGCAGATTGggtcagctggaaaaatcagcagaagcagaacacattataaaccatcctgggcataaaatgctgtttggaaacactgaatttctggaccatgccaacaattattgggtcaggatgcacaaggaagccattgaaatccataaacatctaggcaacttcaacaggaaagaagaaactcttaaacaaagtttggctaccagtcccgaaaaacaccaaaatcaagatccagcaaatgcaaatgaaaaccagccgGTCTCATCGcctgaaaaaaatacaaaaactctAATTACAGGTGGCTCATCTTTTCAAGCTCCATTGTCAGTCTAtctataataatataaaacactTGAACTCATTTATATCACACGTCGCAAGAAatttctgcaaaaacaaattCATGATCAGATAACAATTTTTAATATGAGTTATTAAATGAAACCCAAAGCATATTTACTGAATATGGTTGATACAAAAATAGATGGAAGGATTTGTGGTAGTATGCTTTATATGATTACGGTTGCTAGGTTAATATTTGCAAAGAACTGGAAGTCTAATATCACCTCCGCAGTAGAAGATTGCCTTACAAACACCTATAATATGATGAATATGGGTAAATTGTATTAAGGAAAGATAATAAAGATCTGAATAGTTTTGTGGATGATTGGAAAGAAGTAATAATATTTCTGAAAGAGAAATGGGGGAAGACAAGAGTGCTAAggttagatgatgatgatgatgatgatgatgatgattaaactttatatagcgctgtaaatttgcacagcgctgtgcatacaataaatcaaaatagataaaataacctgcctatggcgtacatcctacgaaaataattaaaataattaaaaatagtacatactaatacatgttaacattcaataaaataagatTAATGAGAAAAATAACCGATCAGTCGCTTAAAGCCCAATAATATATCATAGACACAGAAGCAGGTATAAatcatataagttgaacaaattaCATCGTAAAGTGGAAAGGTGTGTAAGGACATAGATTAAGAATTAAAGTGTTGACTGTGTAAAGAAGAAGATTGCATTGGGACAAAGTGGTTTAAGGATGATTGGAAAAATATAGCATGAATGCGTAGCTTTTGGAAATATTAAAGGATTTTATGGAACGAgaagtatatataatatatgttagGTTAAATGTTACATATTTAGGTGAGCTTTAGCATATTACGAAAATGGACGCAGAAATATGAAATTTGTAAGTTGatggaaaatgaaaattaataatattaaaaaaacatttaaatttgaaAATGTATCTGATCAATTTCAGGGGCCTCTGGAAACGTTAATGCGGCCCAGAATAAGAAATATTATGTAAAGGACATTGTTTCAAAAGAGTTGCTCTACTTGGGACAAACAATTAACGTTTTAAACCTCCTGTTAACGACATTGGAAAGGCCATTGCCCACTTTCTATTATTATTCAGTGGAGACCAAATAgcctttgcattttatttaagCGGCTATTTGATATGCAATAGATCATCAGCCGAGGTGCTTCTTGGGCCGGGTGCCTTGGCTGTGCTTTTCAGCTTCTGAATGTATTTGTGTGGTTTTATAGActggttttaaatggttttaactgtttcaaatattatgtttttatctgtgaaccactttggaaataagtaaataaatcaaTATCGGAATAAATAGATAAAACGAATAAAATGTAGCATTGATCAACCTCCaatagctttattattattattattgtattaatcTCTTGTGGACACTTTATGCATTTGCTAGGTTTTTGTTGGATATTATCGTTTCCCAcagttgtgtgtctgtgttttttcTCAAGTGTGTATCACTTAAGAGGTTTTTAATCAATCGATCGATTTTAATCAGCCAATTTATATCAACTTTTAATCTTTCCTCATTTTTTAGTACAATCGTTTTTTAAACACCTATATTTGTGTTTTAGGCACGTATTTCTGTGTCTCAACTACAATGTTTGTTTCACAAGTGTGTTAAGTTTATCCCTATTCACACAATTTCTGTGTCATCATCATGAGGTAACGTCTCCCAGGCGGAAGTGACGTCACCAAGCTCCCTCCCTCGCTCTCACACCGCCAACGCGACCCCGCCCCCTCCTCGGAGCAAGCCCCGCCCCGCCCTGTGCTTCCGCGTTCCCACCGCCAGGGGGCGGCGCTCTCCTTCCTCCCCGTCCGCTCTAGCCCCTCGGGGAGACCATAGAGGCGTCGCCATGGCGACGGAGAGGCCTAGTCCTGGCCGGGCGCCTGAGCGAGCCATGTCCGCAGTGCCTCCGTCCCCGGCGCCGCTCGAGGCCTCGCTGCAGGTAAGAGGAAGGAAGCGCGGGGCCTGGGCTGCGGAGGGTCCCGGCGAGGCCCCGCTCTTCCCTCGCCGTGCCTGTGTCTGTCGTTGCTCCGCAGACGCGCCTGGTGGAGAACCAGCCCTACGACGAGAGCCTGGAGGTGAACGAGGCCGAGGAGGTGGCCAGCCTCTACGCGCCCAGCCCCCCGCAGCCAGGTGGGGCCCGAGCGGAGCGGGGCCGGGGCTCTGGGCTCGCCGCTCCTCTGCCGCCGGCCTCACTCTCTCGCCTTCCCCGCTGCAGGAGCCAGACCCGCCGCCCGAGGCGCCCGCAAAGGCCCGGCCCAGGAGAACAgcagcgaggaagaggaggaggacgaagtgGAGCAGATGCTCAAGGTCTTCCCCCGTCGATCGCGGGCCTTTGAGGGGCGCTGGCCGGACCCCGAAGCAGAGGCCCCTCAcagccccccctctctctgtcttcccataggagaagaagaaggggcccCCGGCGCTGGGCTCCCCGCGGAGGTTTAGCGGGAACGAAGTGGAGGACGAGGACGAGGACTCCTCCGAAACGGACTCCGAGGACGATGAGGACGACGACGACGAGCACGGAGGGCCCCTGGAGGGGTAGGGGCccggagggagaaggagggccaCCATGGGGGCCCTGGGCAGCCCCAAGGCCCCTGAGGGGTCCCAATGGCTCAGGCAAGTGCCCCCAAGCGGCTGGCCAGGAAGGGGGCCAGGCTGAGCAGACCTTGTGGCTGCCTGTGGCTGCAGGACCGGCCTTGGACCACCGGAGCGGCCTCTTGGGCCAGGGATGGAGAGCCTCCAGCGCTCTTGCCCTGCGTCTGCAACCAGGAGCTGATCCCTGGAAGGCTGGCTTACTAAGCCTTCCCACCCACAAGAACAGCACCAGCAGCCCCCTCCCTGCTCCCCGAGAAGAAAAGGACTTCTGCACCACTTTCAGGGAAATCTCTGAGTGTTTTCTGTGGAAGAGGGCAGAGGAGAGTGCTGGCTTTTGTGGGGGCAGAGGCCCCACTGCCTCCTGCCCTGGCTCATTCCTGGCCGGTTCTTTCCACAGGACATACAATCCGGCGGATTTTGACTACCTGCCCGTCCCCATGGAGGTGAAAGAGCTTTTCCAGTACATCCGGAGGTAAGGGCTCAAGCGGCCGTTCCAGCTGCTCCACAGGTAGGGAGGTGTGCCTCTTCTGGGGAGTCTGCTTACTGCCTCTGCTGCCCCTCAGGTATTCCCCACAAATGATTGAACTGGAGCACAAGCTGAAGCCTTTCATTCCAGACATGGTTCCTGCTGTTGGAGACATTGATGCTTTTATAAAGGTATAGTGTTCCTTCTGACACTCCTTACTCAGAGCATTGTCTGGGGCAACACTGTGGAGGGTTTGCCTCTGTCCCTGGTCTTGCCGCTTTGCAGCATCCCAGGTACCACGGCAGCTATTTGGATGGTCCATGTGCCATCACTTTGGGTAGCGCCATGCTTTGTAGCAGACTCTCTTGCCCAGGGGAAAGAATGGAAGATGATGGCCCATCAGGGGGCCTTGGATTGTTTCTTTCAGGTCCCACGACCAGATGGGAAACCAAATAACCTTGGCCTGTTGGTGCTGGATGAGCCCTCCATAAAGCAGTCTGATCCCACTGTGCTTTCCCTCTGGCTGACAGAAAACTCCAAGCAGCACAATGTGGCCGTaagccagggagggaggaagctgcTCTCAGAgacagaaagggaaagggagcaCTTGGCTCTTGGTCTCAAGTGACCCCCTAGAACCATGGCATTCTGTTTGTAGCAGCAGATTAAAGTAAAGAGCCTGGAGAACGCCGAGAAGAACCCCAAAGCCATTGACAACTGGATTGAGAGCATCACTGAGCTCCACCGCTGCAAGCCCCCTGCCACCGTCCACTATGCCAGGTGGGACTCCCTGAAAGGGCCAGACCCAAGTTTGGGGTGGGGGCAAGGACAGATGCCTGGGGCTTGGCATGAGTGCTCCCGCAGGGGCGAATCATTTCAACCCTCTTCTCAGGCTGCTGCTCTATGCTTTTCCCTTTCAGGCCCATGCCTGACATTGAGACCCTCATGCAGGAGTGGCCCCCTGAATTTGAAGAGCTGCTGGGAAAGGTAGGGGCACACAGACTCTGCTTTCGACGgacacccaccccccccccgccccttgcGGAGGCTTGATTTCCTGCTAGCGTCTTCTGTAGGAGGCACTGGCATATAAGCCAGTGGATCTGCTGGTGTCCCTGAGCTTCCATTTCTGCCCTTCCGGTGAACCTCCCCACTGCGAGTTGATTGTCGCCTTGCAGAATACACAAGACATCTGTGGTGAGTATTCAAGcatgccttccttcctctctgtatTGGCCTGAACACCAGACCATCTCTGGATGTGGGTGTCTGTAGCTTTATCGACTGGACAGACCACCAAAGAACATTTAGACCCTGACTGGCAAGCACCAGGCGCAATGTCTCCAGTtgccagatggtgcagctggctAGCTAATCTTCTGTTTGACCCAGACTCAAATGTTCCTCTTGGGTGGGTGGGGATCTTTTCCTCAGCTATTCTGGACATTCCTGTTTACAAGGGCCGCCGTATCCAGTCTCTGCACACTCTCTTCTCACTCTACTCTGAATTCAAGAATTCACAGGTAGGTGGGACAGTGCTctcagaagctgctgctgctctggctctGGGGAAACAAAGTGGTTTGGGGGAAAGGGGGCTGCCTGCAGTTGCCATCCATTCATGAGCCTGAACAGTGGGCCCCATCCTGGCAGAAGGGGCTGTGGAAATATGAGCTTACACATTGATTTCCCCTCTCGCTTTTCCTGTAGCACTTCAAGGCCCTGGCTGAAGGCAAGAAGGCTGTAAGTCCTCCTTCCAATCCCCCATCCCAGGCTGGAGAGTCAGACATCCTGAACTTGACTTGAGCTGCCCACTGTCCTCTGGAGGGAGTCATTTGAAGAGAACAACACAGGGTCTTGTTTGCAAGCATCTGGTTGTGGAAGGCTAGAAGAAACTGTTAACACGATGGATACCAACAAAACACAGCAGCCCCAAGATAACAGTGGAAGGGTGGGTTTAAAGAGGGATCCAGTTTGAATGCTCTGTCCCCCTGGGTTTGGTACTAGAAGATGTTCAGCATCTCACATAGTTTATACAGCCTTTGAGAAAGAGTTGTTTCAGTAAAGTTTTCCTCTTGATATTACTTTGCTCCTGAAAGAgaattgggagggagggactgcacTTTGGTTTGTGAGTTCCAGAGCCATCAGTCCAAACCCAGCATTGTTCTTCTGCTGAAGGGCCAAGGGTATGCCCTTAAGCAcaataatctcccccccccctttgaagatGCAAGGGTTGCAGCTATGTTCCCAGCTTAACTCTGGCCCAAAGGGTTGCATTT from Sceloporus undulatus isolate JIND9_A2432 ecotype Alabama chromosome 3, SceUnd_v1.1, whole genome shotgun sequence encodes the following:
- the LOC121925069 gene encoding intraflagellar transport protein 46 homolog, which codes for MATERPSPGRAPERAMSAVPPSPAPLEASLQTRLVENQPYDESLEVNEAEEVASLYAPSPPQPGARPAARGARKGPAQENSSEEEEEDEVEQMLKEKKKGPPALGSPRRFSGNEVEDEDEDSSETDSEDDEDDDDEHGGPLEGTYNPADFDYLPVPMEVKELFQYIRRYSPQMIELEHKLKPFIPDMVPAVGDIDAFIKVPRPDGKPNNLGLLVLDEPSIKQSDPTVLSLWLTENSKQHNVAQQIKVKSLENAEKNPKAIDNWIESITELHRCKPPATVHYARPMPDIETLMQEWPPEFEELLGKVNLPTANHLWMWVSVALSTGQTTKEHLDPDWQAPGAMSPVARWCSWLANLLFDPDSNVPLGWVGIFSSAILDIPVYKGRRIQSLHTLFSLYSEFKNSQHFKALAEGKKAVSPPSNPPSQAGESDILNLT